Proteins co-encoded in one Caldisericota bacterium genomic window:
- a CDS encoding chromate resistance protein, whose amino-acid sequence MKWVTRERVHVDRVACPWLIKRFIDPDAEFIFVPRDTDPSTIKEGTPFDMKGVKMGHHGDKCSFDAFMEKYDIQDSALKKVQSIVSEADSDVVHSPLAVALDVFGRGYRLICKDDYETLEKEFYLYDALYAYFKKQLESEAK is encoded by the coding sequence ATGAAGTGGGTAACAAGAGAAAGAGTTCATGTAGATAGGGTTGCATGTCCATGGCTTATCAAAAGGTTTATTGATCCTGATGCGGAGTTTATTTTTGTTCCAAGGGATACGGATCCATCAACGATAAAGGAAGGAACTCCGTTTGATATGAAAGGGGTAAAGATGGGGCATCATGGTGATAAATGCTCATTTGATGCTTTTATGGAGAAGTATGACATTCAGGATTCTGCATTAAAAAAAGTTCAGTCAATTGTAAGTGAAGCAGATTCAGATGTGGTACATTCACCTCTTGCTGTTGCACTTGATGTTTTTGGCAGAGGGTACAGGTTGATATGCAAGGACGACTATGAAACCCTTGAAAAAGAATTTTATCTTTATGATGCACTATATGCTTATTTCAAAAAGCAGTTGGAGAGTGAAGCGAAGTAA